A genomic segment from Ptychodera flava strain L36383 chromosome 19, AS_Pfla_20210202, whole genome shotgun sequence encodes:
- the LOC139118752 gene encoding carbohydrate sulfotransferase 1-like: MRRQQTTVILIFLVAFNVILIFGWMRELVLEDSDGGLTVSVQRDYTGNDNVSPVPESNPLQKDLTDINDTLRTIKHIMMNDRQNNLELLELIRSNHDNSMDILHKLLQNLTRSQDLFKQQEDKKLMLSQATGTGTDTEVQVTSRLNVLIMASMRTGSSFFGEIFRQQPEFLYFFEPPKGLNLNDYDPMLTVRGVELLHDIYKCNFSGAAKVILDSLYNPVPPRAKRNVVPAWVNSDFCSGWNIKENTFAKCPTVTPEIAAKSCRHFDKVAVKEIRVFDIYPLLHLLTDPDINLRVINLIRDPRGVMSSVMPIHISNWQANKKSEVDIQLNETQLDDDLLRRLRVYCSTMLRNVLISKHAQWLPKENYMAVRYEDVSEEPIGMAQKIYSFLGMELNQNVKRWLNENTQQDADGNHAYYAWQTKRNSRETAQFWRKKMSFGLVKKIESDPDCSYLLDTMGYRKAESAEQLLNSSVSFLLPI, from the coding sequence ATGCGTCGTCAGCAGACCACGGTGATCTTGATATTCCTCGTCGCTTTCAATGTCATTCTGATATTCGGGTGGATGAGAGAACTAGTTCTGGAGGACAGTGATGGTGGACTTACGGTTTCTGTTCAACGCGACTATACGGGCAATGATAATGTGTCTCCAGTTCCAGAATCCAATCCCCTACAAAAGGATCTCACCGATATCAACGACACTTTGCGAACTATCAAACACATTATGATGAATGACCGGCAAAATAATTTGGAACTCCTTGAACTTATACGTAGTAACCATGACAACAGTATGGACATACTGCACAAgcttttacaaaatttgactaGAAGTCAAGACCTTTTCAAACAACAAGAAGATAAGAAACTTATGCTCTCTCAGGCTACCGGAACAGGGACAGATACTGAAGTCCAGGTGACATCAAGACTTAATGTGTTGATAATGGCGAGCATGCGTACCGGATCGTCATTTTTTGGAGAGATATTCAGACAACAGCCCGAATTTTTGTACTTCTTTGAACCGCCAAAGGGACTTAACTTGAACGATTACGACCCAATGCTAACGGTAAGAGGTGTAGAACTTCTTCATgatatttacaaatgtaatttttcagGAGCTGCCAAAGTTATATTGGACAGTTTGTACAATCCAGTTCCACCTCGTGCCAAAAGAAACGTTGTACCAGCATGGGTGAACAGTGATTTCTGCTCTGGTTGGAACATCAAGGAAAACACTTTCGCCAAGTGTCCAACTGTGACGCCAGAAATAGCGGCAAAATCGTGTCGTCACTTTGACAAAGTAGCTGTTAAGGAGATAAGGGTATTTGACATATATCCCCTTCTTCATCTTCTCACTGATCCGGATATCAATCTCCGCGTCATCAACTTAATCCGGGATCCAAGAGGCGTTATGTCATCCGTAATGCCTATACATATCAGCAACTGGCAAGCCAATAAAAAGTCTGAAGTTGACATACAACTCAACGAAACTCAACTCGACGATGATCTCCTACGTAGGCTTAGGGTGTATTGTTCTACAATGCTGAGAAACGTTCTCATTAGCAAACATGCCCAGTGGTTGCCAAAGGAAAATTACATGGCAGTTCGTTACGAGGACGTATCCGAAGAACCAATCGGGATGGCACAAAAAATTTACAGTTTCCTAGGAATGGAACTTAATCAAAACGTCAAGCGATGGCTGAACGAAAACACACAACAAGACGCTGACGGTAATCACGCTTACTATGCATGGCAGACTAAACGAAACTCCCGAGAAACTGCACAATTTTGGCGCAAAAAAATGTCGTTTGGGCTTGTgaagaaaattgaaagtgatCCTGACTGTTCATATTTGTTAGATACGATGGGATATAGGAAAGCCGAAAGCGCAGAACAACTTCTAAATTCATCGGTATCATTTTTACTTCCAATCTaa